One segment of Oscillospiraceae bacterium MB08-C2-2 DNA contains the following:
- a CDS encoding amino acid ABC transporter permease: MIWIQSIAGDIYKSLFAERRWRFYLEGTGNTLLMALMATCLGIFIGMIIALIKVTYQQTGKLKWLNKLANLYTTIIRGTPVLLQLLIFYTIIFKAAPVGAAIAVAALAFGINSGAYVSEIFRAGIVSIDKGQTEAGRSLGLNQKQTMRLIVLPQAIKNILPALFNEFISLLKETSVAGYIAVVDITRAGDIIRSRTWTLSPLFIAAAIYLCLVLGLTKIQQRLERRLSAGDMR; the protein is encoded by the coding sequence ATGATTTGGATTCAAAGCATTGCGGGTGATATCTATAAGAGCCTGTTTGCGGAACGAAGATGGCGCTTTTACTTGGAGGGAACCGGAAACACCCTGCTTATGGCGCTGATGGCAACGTGTCTGGGCATTTTCATTGGCATGATCATTGCCTTAATTAAGGTTACATATCAGCAGACAGGAAAGCTGAAATGGCTTAATAAGCTGGCCAATTTATACACAACCATCATTCGGGGAACGCCGGTGCTGCTCCAGCTGCTTATTTTTTACACCATTATTTTCAAGGCGGCTCCTGTGGGCGCGGCTATTGCGGTTGCGGCTCTGGCCTTTGGAATCAACTCGGGTGCCTATGTCTCGGAAATATTTCGGGCCGGTATTGTTTCCATCGATAAAGGGCAGACTGAGGCGGGCCGTTCACTGGGGCTTAACCAGAAGCAGACCATGCGCCTGATTGTGCTGCCGCAGGCGATCAAAAATATTTTGCCTGCTCTGTTCAACGAGTTCATCTCTCTGCTGAAGGAAACCTCAGTGGCAGGCTATATTGCGGTGGTGGATATTACCCGAGCCGGTGATATCATCCGCTCCCGCACATGGACTCTTTCGCCTTTGTTTATTGCAGCTGCCATTTACCTCTGCCTTGTGCTGGGGCTGACCAAGATACAGCAAAGGCTGGAAAGGAGGCTCTCTGCCGGTGATATGCGTTAA